The region gttcagattcttgctgaccacaaagggtccttcccaaggtggggacagcttgtgcatatcagattgatcctggatgagccggagcactaagtcgccttcctgaaaggttctgcttctaacccggtagttgtgataatggcgcaggtcttgctggtaaatctccgagcaggctattgccaagtctcgctcctcatccaacaagtcaagtgcatcctgacgagctttttcgtgatcatcctcaacataagccgccacgcggggtgagtcatgtccgatgtcacttggcaggactgcctctgttccgtataccatgaagaaaggtgtgtaccctgtagatctgttaggcatagtgttgatgctccacagtacagagggtaactcctccacccaacaacccggagtccgctgtaaggggaccaagagccggggtttaatacccttcaggatctcctgattagctctttctgcttgaccattggattgaggatgagcaacagccgaaacatcaagccgaatatgttctcgttgacagaactcttccatggcacccttggagagattagtgccattatcagttatgatgctgtgtgggaaaccaaaacgaaagatcacctttttcatgaactaaaccgccgtggctgcatcacacttactgaccggctctgcctcaacccactctgtaaacttatccactgccaccaggaggtgtgtctttttatccttagacctcttgaaaggtccaaccatgtcaagcccccagactgcgaagagccaagtaattggaatcatcctcaactcttgagctggcacatgagctcgtcatgagaatttttgacatccgtcacatttgctgactagatcctctgcatcagcatgagccatcagccaacagaaaccatgacggaaagccttggccacaagagattttgaaccgacatgatgaccacaatctccttcatggatctcacgaagtatctcctaaccctccgcaggcgacacacaacgttgaaacgccccagtgacactgcagtgatgtaactcgccacgAACAGtcgtcatggatttggaccgcctgatgatttgtctcgccaaggtctcatcctcaggcaactctccctgggtcatataagccaagtatggcactgtccaatccgggataacatgaagagctgccaccagctgtgcctccgggtctggcactgctagttcttcctctgtaggtaccttgacagaaggattatgcaaaacgtcgagaaaggtgttaggcggcaccggcttacgctgagatcccaaccggcttaaagcatcagccgcctcattcttccttcgatcaatgtgctccacttgataacctttgaagtgcccagccacagcatctacttcacgatgataagctgccataaggggatccttggagtcccacttgcctgacacctgttgagccacgagatctgaatcgcccaagcaccttacccggctcaaattcatctgtttggccatccggagaccatggagtaaggcctcgtactcagctgcattgttagtgcaaggaaacataagccgaagcacataacaaaatttgtcacctcgaggggaagttaaaacaactccagcccccgagccttctaactgcctggacccatcaaagtgaatagtccaatatgtgttatctggcttctcctcaggtgcctgcaactctgtccaatcattgataaagtccaccaaggcttgagacttaATAGCGGTACGTGGCatgtactttaaaccatgaggcccaagctcaatagcccacttggcgaatcgtcctgtggcctccctgttctggatgatgtctcccaagggggcagaacttaccacagttataggatgactttggaagtactgcttcagcttccggcttgccataaacactccgtaaacaagtttctgccaatgtggatacctttgtttagactcaatgagcacctcactgatgtagtaaaccggtcgttgaaccggatgctccttgccagcctccttacgctccaccataatggcaacgctgacggctcgtgaattagcagccacatataacagcaacaactctttatcaatgggagccgcaaggaccggtggctcagacaactgtctctttaaatcttcaaaggcagtatcagcagcatcactccagacaaaagtgttcgttttcttcatcatctgatacagtggtagggccttctcacctaaccggcttatgaaccggcttaaagcagcaacacaacccgccagtcgctgaacatcattgatgcacacctgtttagccagagaggtaattgccttgatcttctctggattagcttcaatgcctctgtttgagaccagaaaccccaagagcttgcctgcaggtacaccaaatacacacttggtcgggttaagcatcatcttataaactcggagattatcaaaggtctctttcaagtcagatatcaaggtttccttctctctggacttcaccacgatgtcatccacataagcatgaacattgcgcccaagtcgatcgtggagacagttctgtacacatcgctgataagttgcctgagcactcttgagcccaaatggcatagatacataacagaaggctccaaacggagtgatgaaagccgtcctggtccttaactgccattttgatctgatgataaccagagtaagcatccaaaaagctcaaacgctcgcaacccgtcgtagcatcaatgatttgatcaatatgggggagagcaaagggatcagccggacaagccttatttaagtccgtgtaatccacacacatccgccaggtgccattcttcttgagcacgagcaccgggttagccaaccactccgggtgaaaaacttcaacaataaacccagccgctaagagtcgggcgacttcctctccaatagctttccgtctctcttcgttgaaccgtcgaagaaactgcctgaccggcttatacttcagatcaatattgagagtgtgctcagcgagttctctcggtacacccggcatgtcaaaaggtttccatgcgaagatgtcccggttctcacggatgaactcaatgagcgtgctttcctatttaggatccaaattggcactgatactgaacttctTAGATGAATCACCTGGATTGAAATCTACAAGCTTGGTTTcagcagccgacttaaacttcatcgtCGGGTCATGCTTGgtggttggcttctttagagaggtcatatctgccgggtcaacattgtcttgataaaattgcagttcctctcctgcacaaacagactcagcataagccgcgtcgccctcctcacattccagggctacctttcgacttccatgcacggtgatggtgcccttgtgacccggcatcttaagctgcagataaacataacacgaccgtgccatgaacttggcataagccggccgcccaaacagagcatgatatggactcctgattttgaccacctcaaacgccaatttctcagccctggaatcatactcatctccaaaggccacttccagttcaatcttgccaactgggtaagccgacttaccaggaaccactccatgaaaaacagtgttggacgtcttcaaattcttatcagttaatcccatgcgtcgaaaggtctcataatagaggatattgatgttgctacccccatccatgagtaccttagtgaatttatatccaccaacctgaggttctACCACCAAGACtaactgacccagattatcaacccggagggggtgatcttccctgctccatacaatgggctgttctgaccacctcaaataacggggaaccgccggctcaatagaattcacggccctcttatgaaccttctggtctcgtttgcacaagctggtggtgaacacgtgatactgcccactattcagctgcttcggatggctttgataacccgactgctgctgctgttgctccccTTGACCAGACTGCTATTGATTATAACCGCCTTGATGTCCCTGAAAGCCAGAGCTGgaaccgccacccgggccatgaaaaccgccagctcctgagctgccgcccgacccatgattgccatcaaatgtgttggaattcttgaaagccttcatgatcgcgcaatctttccataagtgggtggcgggtcgttCCGAGGTGTCGTGTCTCGGacaaggctcattgagtagctggtcaagagatgggcctgacccgccagattGAGGGGGCGGCtttcccttacgtctctgattattaccctgcgcattggcattggccacaaactccgggttaccctccgccttacgcttattgcctccttgattcatcgggttatgctgttggccctttccattgtcgttcttctttcccttccctgtcttttcctcatcagacgcgggatccttggtactatcagagtcggcgtacttgacTAAAGCtgtcatcagcgtacccatattgttgcaatcacgcttaaggcgccccagtttctgtctcaCCGGCTCAAAGCGGCAgttcttctccaacataaggactgcagagccgccatccatcttgtcagacgaatgtattatctccttgacccggcgtacccagtgagtcgtggattcaccctcctcatgcttacaatttgtcaagtccaaaatcgacatagattgcttgcaagtgtccttgaagttctggatgaaacgggcctttagctctgcccacgaattaatggaattgggtggcaagccctttaaccaagaccgggccgttccatctaacatcatggtgaagtacttagccattgctacgtcgctgacctccaacagctccatggccatctcataactttcaatccacgctccgggctgtaagatggccgtgtaattcggcacctttcgaggtcccttgaagtccttgggcaaacgTACATTACGCAGAGCCagtaccaaacaaggaacaccgccggttctagtagccactcccgtctcaacggaagtcgtcggctactctgggaaatcttgatgagccgtctgttgagccgctagctgagccgcccgctcgttctcctgacgtattcggtcttgtaccggattatagccaccgggctggttacggcgctgggtgttgcttgacaaagcttctgactccatgtgcctgctgtaacttggactccggttttgacgaggcggtgctaaccaaggtggaggacttgaatgaatcatgtcccggctataagaataagtctcttgctgagTCAGGGCCGTATGGACAAGTtctctgatcctccgggtctccaccgctgtcggatcGTCGCcgtccattgggagagccgccaaacgtgccGATGCTgctattaagttctccatggggttggagaagtgacccggtggtattgtcacgtaatggggcggtgccatgttcccatgaggaggtgccatctcccgaggctgagccggtcctcctgttccggctgtcataaactgatttgcatctggcgggttacttgggccagcTCGGGGTGTAGCGAaaagattccgaggatcataaaccggaggtaaacgggactgggttttctagtgtctcctcctcatcacctcgttAGATGCGTTCAGGCTCATCGTAAGCTGGAAGGCTTTTGTCTGTAGCTATTGTGCCCGTGCATCCAAAGCCGCATGTTCTGTAGCTAGCCTGGTGTCCTCagttgccaaggcctccttggcccgaaCTATCTCCTCGCGCACCTGTGCCACCTCCGTGTTATGCACATCTTGATTTGCAGGAATaatcgtggcggttaacagggtcgtaagcttatccatgagatccatcagtatccgagccggcgggcgcacagggcctcctgccccagccgcTCCTGACCCGGACATTATTGCTGCAGCGGTTGTagagttttggccgggttgagtcccagccatgaagactcctgcccatcttggcggctcataggggtccggaatactggggccatcggaacagcccccaagcacaccatcttgcacttgatacagcaaatctgttgaaccggcggacgaatcaccgtcagagaggacggccgtctcaccaccatcttcagatccttcagaaagttcctccCCGTGGATGtagcccatgaaggcacgcttcatggcgggttgaactcgggcgggtctcgcacgctgagccgtctcgacgaggtcggcacagttgtccggctcagggcccggctcaccaatccggccgatgaagacgtggattccgccgaaggggacccggtacccgtactcaattgagccggcgtcggggccccagccttcgtcattgatgtagatcttgccgcggtgactcttggtcatccggccaactacgtatcccttgagcccttcgaagctgcccttcaagaactcaaatccaccgtgtgctggccccacggtgggcgccaactatcgtggaattgtcacggtagatgtcctcttgcaaggacttagtcgtggagccatcgcaactaggaagcttaaaggggttaattcatgacaaaggacacgagagatttatattagttcggccccttacggtgaaggcaaGGCCTGCGTCTAgtcgggttggtattgcttgatgtttcgatgaccaaggagcaagatacgctatgcccggttctcgatgagttatttcttgccctaaaccgtcagcgggtcgtccccttatatacacgggtggatgcCCTGCGgcatatagagtcccggccggctcatagacagtgtccggcttggcgactagttaattctaccttatgttacaagtcatgtcatcatgatggtttaccactatgggctttAATCCGCCTatgggccttagaccctttatttaaccgccatcttcatgcttggtcttgggcctcttttgatgagtcttctttgcgtaacccggcccctcctgggcggcttacacaaatagttatatccccaacagcagctgtagaccaactttagtcaggataagtgtactagatgttccccttcaaaatggccaattgttggcgcccttcccgctcattatttgggaagaggcccagggcctccctctataaatagagctagccaccacagggcaAAGGGGAGAcggatcgatcagagagagagagagagagagagagagagagagagaagtgattgaactcacccaagcagttcatcgcaccagctcaagaacagcctctcgcgaggctgttctccctttgtactgttcatcatcagcccctgaggcaatccaccacaccacacactggagtagggtattatatcataatggtggcctgaaccagtataaacctcgtgtcccatgtgtgttcttctttctagcttagattccttgcgagccttcgaaacgtgagctggtaggggaaagatcttagtgcgcaccccagagttcgaacctcaaggttttgccggaacccgaaatccgacagattggaccaaaagtttaatgctatggttagaatttagtcttaatacttttctcttagttgcggatgcttgtgagggggttaatcataagtaggaggtttcgtcaagtaagaacagcacctaagcaccgatccacctacataccaaattatcaaagtagcgaatacgaattaagccaacatgatgaaagtgactagatgaaattgccgtgtaccctcaagaacaccttgcttatcataagagaccgttttggcatgtccttcgcctcaaaaggattgggctaccttgctacacttttgttactactaccgttacttgctcgttacaaattatcttgctatcaaactactctgctacttacaattttagcacttgcagacattaccttgctgaaaaccacttgtcatttccttctgctcctcgttgggttcgacactcttacttatctaaaaggctacaattgaccccatatacttgtgggtcatcaggcagcCACTCGGGCTCTGACCTCGACTCCGATGAGTTGGCCCTCAGCATTGCCTTGGAGCGGTCCAAGGTGGAGATCGAGGGCAGCTCCCGCGCCAGCGCAACACGGATGTCGGAGCTGGACCCTCCTGGCCCGCACTCAGCTCCGGCAAGACAGCGCAGACCGCACcgcctccgcgtcgtccccttcccccgCCGGTCGCTCCTCTGTGTGGGGCAGCAGTGGGTGCTAGTGCCCGCGCCACCGTCCCGTACGCATGCTCCGCCCGCCGTGAGAGGTAGCTCGCAAGAAAGAAAGATGCAGCGGAGCGGTCCGTGCGCCGTGGCCGCAGCCGGTGGAGCCCGACGAGGACGAGCGCCTCCTCGCAAGGGTCTACCGCCGGTCACTCACGACGGCAGAGATGGACACTCGCCGCCTCCgacgaaagaatgcaaaggctccaGCTAGCCATAGAGCAATCGGAGCGGGAGGCAGAGGAGGCAGCGGCAGAGGCGGCTCGGCTCGCCAAGCGAAGGCGGCAGCAGGATAAGGCAGTCCGCTGGATGAAGGGGATAATCATCATGTCCTCCTCCGACtccgacgccggcgacgacagctACACCTCCTCTGACCCAGGACAAATGTATCTTTGTTTTGTTCATGATTCTCTGAAAATGGTTTGTTAATTTCAGGATGATGCAAACAATCAATGGACATACATTATGGAATGCATATTTTTTTTCACTTGTAGGTGCAGCGCTGATCTTCCATTATGTTTGTTTCCCTTGCGTGATAAACAAGTATATTCCACCGTAACTGTGGTGATTAGTACAACACATGGTTTACTGCTATTTCTCAGCTATTATTTCTGTATGGTTGTTCATGAGTTTTACATTGTTGAGCAAAAATGTGGTTTATGGTATCATCCTAAATTTATTGTGTTGACTGTAGTTCCCCCAACTTACTTGATGCTACTGTTTGCATTTTCTGGTTCAGAGCCTCTGCATGCTGGGTAGTAGAACATTTCCAACATGTACTATTTACAATTCGACCTCCTTTTGTTTTTCTGATGTGTATGTAGGTTAATGACATTACTAGGATTTGCCTTTATTACACTGTTTATTTTCTCTATTTGTTGGGTAATAGCAAGTTTCCGTAATGAATTACTATTTTAGTTTTACCTTTCTTGCAGTAGTTATTTTGTACATTAATGTTTCCTCTAGTTGTTTTTGTGTTTACACTGAAAATACAGAGTTTTACAGTGATATTTACAAATACACTGTAAAACTCTGTATTTTGTACTGTAGTGTTTACACTGCCACTTACATTTACAGTAGAATTACTTGTAAATTACACTATAAATCTACTGTAACTTACATTGTAATTCAACTGCAATACTGCTGTATTTACACTATAAATCTACTGTAAAATGTCACTGGAACAGGTAGTATTTTACAGTGTAAGTCTATTGTAAATTACATTGAAAATCTACGGTAATTATACTGTAAAACTCATTGTCGTTGCACTGGTACACCATAGTTCTACTGTAAAATAGACTATAGCTTTGGGCTGTCCAGGCGTTTTGTAGTCCAGCCTGGTTTTAGCAACCGGACCAATGGAACCAATCCGTTAAGGGGTTGTTAGGCATGTCCTTTTAAGTCGTTGACATGGAGAGTGAAATGGATGAATGCCAAATCCgtcagtttttttttgttttttttttgcggccGCAAGCATATACAAAAACAACGAACATACAGGCAACGTACCAACATGCATACATGTCAGTTTCCTATTGGTTATAAATTTGAATGAAACCCAATTGATTTTCAGTCAAGTGTCAATTAGACACTCCCAACCTTTTAAAAAATTTAAAATTTTAGGGAATTATTACAAGTTTTATGGTATGAAAAGTGATTTCATGAtacatctaatgatattgatttcctaTTGTGAATGTTATAATTTTTTCCATAAAGTTGGTCAAATTTCACGAAGTTCAACTTCAGACAATTTTATATAAGCAGACTAAAAACAGATAAAGTACTTTGAACTATGAAGCGTAACAGGTTGTGCAAGTCCAACTGCAACGGTGAAGAACGAACATGTCCAGTTGGTCCAAGGAAGAACACTTCATCGCATCAAGACCCGTCAATGTCACGGCGCCGGCATTTTCGGCGCCTTGCCGACCGTGAACccgccgtcgacgacgaggttATGCCCGTTCACGTACCCGGCCTCGTCGGAGGCCAGGTACACCGCCGCGCGGGCGATGTCCTCCGCCGCGAGCGCCGGCCCGCCCATCTCGTTCATGTCCCTCTCCACGATCCGCCTGCGCTCCTCGGCGCTCGCCCCGGGATAGGACTCGGCCATGTACCCCATCACCATCGGCGTCGGGATGTAGTTTGGCGAGATGGCGTTCACGCGCACCCCGGCGCGCGCCATCTCCCCCGCCACGGCGCGCACGAGCCCCACCACCGCCGCCTTGGACACGCTGTACGCCGGGAACGCCACGCCTCCCAGCACCGCCGCCGTGCTGGCCGTGCAGATGATGCTGCCGCGCCGGTTGGGGACCATGACGCGCGCGGCGTGCTTGACGCCCGCGAGCACGGCCCGCGCGTTCACCGCCATGACGCGGTCGAAGTCGGCGAGGTCCAGGGAGCCGAGGGGGACGGGCGTgagggcgccgctgatgccggcgttgTTGAACATGACGTCGAGGCGGCCGTGCCGCGCCaccgctaggtccacggccgccgcgacctgcgcctcgtccgtcACGTCGCAGCGCGTGTAGCATGCGGAGTCATGGCCGAGCTCCGCGGCGACGGCGTGGCCGAGGTCGTCCTGGACGTCGGCGAGGACGACCTTGGCGCCGTTCCGGACGAACTCCGCGGCAGTCGCCTTGCCAAGGCCGCTGGCGCCGCCAGTGATCACGGCCACCTTACCGGCCAACCTACAAATCAAATCAAACGCGCAAACACCTTTGAGACCTCCCATGATCCGTTTGTAAGCACTAGTTGACTATTACCTCTGCGAGGTGGAAGCCGCGGAGAAGTGGCTGGCGAAGGCAGACAAGGCCGCGGGCTCAGCTCGGCTCTTCTTCGCCCAGACGACGGCGTGCTTCACAGCTCGGAACATCCTGCCCCCGCTGGTGCCGCGGGACCGAGCTAGATTTGACCAGAGCAGATGCTTATGGCCATCGATAATCCAAAGAGCACGCGCTGGTGATCGATGAGATATGTAGCAGGAGAAGAGCTCGGCGCTGTCTAGAAAAAGAAAGACGTCGCTGTCCTGGCATTACTAGCTCTTTTGGCGGGGAACTTGATGCCATTTGTTTATCTTCTCCCGTGGTGCATGCGGTATGCGGACAGCATCGCCATAGGTATGACCGTGGGAGGGAGGCGTAAGGTCAGACCTGTTTGTGATGATTCTTCCGTCGTTCCATGGAGTGCTGTTTTGGACCTTACGCAATATCCTATGACCCGGCTCGGGTCAGCTAGCTGATTGCCGTCTCATTTATATGGTAGTATTATTATCTTGAAAGGTATCGAACTACCGTTAGGAGCCAAagcatttgtgtgtgtgtgtgtgttcgagGACTACCTATAGCCTCATTTTGGTTTATGTTTTCTTAACACATATGCTTACATACATGCACATAAGCTCACACTTATAAACGCACATGACACACATTTTACCCTTGTGAGCATCTTCGAGTTACCGGGTCGGCACATCATTTTAAAATTGATGAAGTCACCACATGCGCATTGCActtgacggaaacgtctcctctcaCTAAACAAACACCGTCGGAAGATCTGAAACAAATTCAGAAAAATATGTGCACCTGTGTCAAGTCTAGGACTGATGGGTTGGTTGCACCATATGAATCCTGGCTTATGCTTCCTACGTTTCAAATTTATGGCGAGTCTTTGACTAATcattacactagtgctaagttgtgATTTTTATGACACAATGTCCTGAGCATAAACAAGTTGTTTCTCATATGAATCCAATGATATCAATTTTGTATCACATAAAGTATAGACCGGTAATTACTGGTCCAAAACCTATTATGTGAAGTATTTTAAAATGTTGGAAGAATTGAAAGCCAAACAAAATCGCATGGGGTTACCGtgcagtggcggagcttcatgGGGGGCANNNNNNNNNNNNNNNNNNNNNNNNNNNNNNNNNNNNNNNNNNNNNNNNNNNNNNNNNNNNNNNNNNNNNNNNNNNNNNNNNNNNNNNNNNNNNNNNNNNNNNNNNNNNNNNNNNNNNNNNNNNNNNNNNNNNNNNNNNNNNNNNNNNNNNNNNNNNNNNNNNNNNNNNNNNNNNNNNNNNNNNNNNNNNNNNNNNNNNNNNNNNNNNNNNNNNNNNNNNNNNNNNNNNNNNNNNNNNNNNNNNNNNNNNNNNNNNNNNNNNNNNNNNNNNNNNNNNNNNNNAATACATGTTAGTTTTTGTGCTATATGTTAGTAAAAACAGGCTAAACCTCATAGTTTTGCCCCTCCTTAGCCCATTGTTACTATGCATCAACCATAGGACAAAGTCAAGGCCGAGCGGGCGAGATCAAAgatcatgtgccaaactctaaaatggGGCCTATCTCATGACGGTAGGTTGCAGGGTCTTTGAGGGGATGGTGTGGAGGGGTGGCAGGGGGCGCATGGATCATGACATCGAGTAGGGAAAACTCATTATGGTCCTTAGGCTCTAGACTAAGGAGGACCACAGGGAATAACAAGTTATTACCAAATACAAATCTCAGAATATTTCATCATTAGAATTATTACGTTTGCGTGCACAAACACTACTGTAAACGAAAGCCTTGTGCAAGTCAACGGCGAAGGTACTTTTTTTTTTAGTGGAATGTTTTTTATGAGTTTTTGTTCATTTCTTTATTGAGTTTTTTTTATGAGTGGAACGTTCAAACTACTGTATTAGCATCCGAAGATCCCAACTATCAGCACAACCCAAGAGGCAGGGACAGACCAGGTGGAGAGGAATGCAAGCAAGGTGGACATACCAAATCCTATGTGGCACCTATAGCGTTAAATAGAGGGCAATTGGTACAACACTCACACTCAATATGTTTGCTAAGTGTTAAATGGCCTGTAGGCACATTATCTCTCTTCGCCATCGATTTTGGGAACCTTCTACAAGCTCGTGAATGCTATCTCTCGCATGTATAGGACGGCCCATTAGTGATGTCGCTCGCTTGCTAGTTCAGTCGTTCACTCACTCGTTTTACGTACGGTTTCGTCTATTTCTTTTTTTGATTTTCCTCATTGGTTGTCTGTTTTCTGCTTTTTCATCTTTTTTTTCGTCTCTTTCAAAGTTTGAccagttatttatttattttttatctaTGTTTTTCTTGACTTTTactgtttttttctttctttcggttTCCTTTGTTTCTTTTTTGTGTGTTCTCTCTGGTTTTTATAGGTTTGTATTGTTTTCtttgtatattttttgtataggCCAGAAATATTTTTTCTATATATGGTTAACATTTtaaaaatacatgatcaacatttttcaacACGTATATTTTTATTGTCTATTTCTC is a window of Triticum dicoccoides isolate Atlit2015 ecotype Zavitan chromosome 2B, WEW_v2.0, whole genome shotgun sequence DNA encoding:
- the LOC119367368 gene encoding momilactone A synthase-like; the encoded protein is MFRAVKHAVVWAKKSRAEPAALSAFASHFSAASTSQRLAGKVAVITGGASGLGKATAAEFVRNGAKVVLADVQDDLGHAVAAELGHDSACYTRCDVTDEAQVAAAVDLAVARHGRLDVMFNNAGISGALTPVPLGSLDLADFDRVMAVNARAVLAGVKHAARVMVPNRRGSIICTASTAAVLGGVAFPAYSVSKAAVVGLVRAVAGEMARAGVRVNAISPNYIPTPMVMGYMAESYPGASAEERRRIVERDMNEMGGPALAAEDIARAAVYLASDEAGYVNGHNLVVDGGFTVGKAPKMPAP